The Manis javanica isolate MJ-LG chromosome 2, MJ_LKY, whole genome shotgun sequence genome contains a region encoding:
- the NOL6 gene encoding nucleolar protein 6 isoform X3 encodes MTKKRHSVMQPAPKGTGKVGKKESSKKRTVARSLVEGLLQPVKLSPAELYKEPTNEELNRLRETESLFHSSLLRLQVEELLKGVRLPEKKKERIDAFLREVNQRVMQVPSTLETELTDQAWLPTGVRVPLHQVPYTVKGCFRFLPPAQVTVVGSYLLGTCIRPDVNVDMALIMPREILQDKDGLNQRYFRKRALYLAHLAHHLAQDPVFGSVRFSFTNGCHLKPSLLLRPHGKDERLVTVRLHPCPPPDFFRLCRLLPSKNNVRSAWYRGQSPPGDGSPELPTPHYNTWVLQDTALESHVQLLSTMLGSALGLKDGVILLKIWLRQRELDKGLGGFSGFLVSMLVAFLVSTHKIHTTMSGYQVLRSVLQFLATTDLTVHGISLCLSSDSSLPALADFHQAFSVVFLDPSGRLNLCADVTASTYHQVQHEAQLSMALLDSKADDVFQLLLMTPKPMIRTFDHVLHLHPLSRLQAACHRLNLWPELQDHGGDYVSAALGPLTTLLEQGLESRIHLLAHSRPPVSEWDISQDPPKHRDSGPLTLGLLLRPEGLTSVLELGPEADQPKASDFRQFWGSRSELRRFQDGAIREAVVWEAASMAQKRLIPHQVVTHLLALHADIPGTCVRYMGGLLDALIQGLKETSSTGEEALAAAVRCYDDLSRLLWGLEGLPLTVSAVQGAHPVLRYTEVFPPTPVRPAYSFYEHLRERASLLPRTDKPCPAYVEPMTVICHLEGSGQWPQDAEAIRRVRAAFQLRLAELLTQQHGLRCHASAMHTDVLKDGFVFRIRVAYQREPQILREMRSPEGMISLRDTPTSLCLEKDTRQLPLLTSALHGLQQQHSAFSGVARLAKRWVRAQLLGDGFTDESLDLVAAALFLHPEPFTPPSSPQVGFLRFLFLVSTFDWKNNPLIVNLNNEFTAEEQVEIRSGFLATRTQLPIMVIITPNDRKNSIWTQDGPSPQILQQLVVLAAKALPVLEKQLMDPRGPGDIRMVFRPPLDMYDVLIRLSPRHIPRHRQAVDSPAASFCRGLLSEPGPSSLMPVLGYDPPQLYLAQLREAFRDLALFFYDQHGGEVIGVLWKPTSFQPQPFKASTTKGHVMVSQGGELVMVPNVEAILEDFVILGEGLVQAVETLSERWTV; translated from the exons GTAATGCAGCCAGCTCCGAAAGGCACAGGCAAGGTGGGGAAGAAAGAATCCTCAAAGAAGCGTACAGTGGCTAGGTCTCTAGTGGAGGGCCTGCTGCAGCCAGTGAAGCTCAGCCCAGCAGAACTGTACAAGGAGCCTACCAATGAAGAGCTGAATCGCCTTCGGGAGACTGAGAGTCTGTTCCACTCCAGTTTGCTTCGTTTACAG GTAGAAGAGCTACTAAAGGGAGTGAGGCTGCCAGAGAAGAAGAAGGAGCGGATTGATGCTTTCCTACGGGAAGTCAACCAACGGGTCATGCAGGTGCCCTCAACTCTTGAAACAGAG CTGACTGATCAGGCATGGCTCCCGACTGGGGTTCGAGTTCCTCTCCATCAAGTACCTTATACTGTGAAGGGCTGTTTCCgcttcctgcccccagcccaggtcACTGTTGTGGGCAGCTACCTCCTGGGTACCTGCATCCGGCCGGACGTCAATGTGGATATGGCCCTGATCATGCCCAGG GAGATCCTACAGGACAAGGATGGGCTGAACCAGCGCTACTTCCGCAAGCGTGCTCTCTACCTAGCCCACTTGGCTCACCACCTGGCCCAAGACCCTGTCTTTGGCAGTGTTCGCTTCTCCTTCACCAATGGCTGCCACCTGAAACCATCCCTGTTGCTGCGGCCGCATG GGAAGGATGAGCGCCTGGTCACTGTGCGTCTGCATCCATGCCCTCCACCTGACTTCTTCCGCCTATGCCGCCTGCTGCCATCCAAGAACAATGTGCGCTCTGCGTGGTACCGAGGGCAGAGTCCTCCAGGGGATG GTAGCCCAGAGCTCCCCACCCCTCACTATAACACATGGGTCCTACAGGACACAGCCCTCGAGTCCCATGTGCAGCTGCTATCAACCATGTTAGGCTCAGCCTTGGGGCTGAAAGATGGTGTGATACTTTTGAAGATCTGGCTGCGGCAGCGGGAATTGGACAAG GGCCTGGGAGGGTTCAGCGGGTTTCTTGTCTCCATGTTGGTTGCCTTCCTCGTGTCCACACACAAGATCCACACCACCATGAGTGGCTACCAGGTCCTGAGAAGCGTCTTGCAGTTTCTAG CCACCACAGATCTGACTGTCCATGGGATCAGTTTATGTCTCAGCTCAGATTCCTCCTTG CCAGCCCTGGCCGACTTCCACCAGGCTTTCTCTGTGGTGTTCCTGGACCCCTCAGGCCGGCTCAACCTCTGTGCTGATGTCACTGCCTCCACTTACCACCAG GTGCAGCATGAGGCACAGTTGTCGATGGCGTTGCTGGACAGCAAAGCTGATGATGTATTCCAGCTGCTGTTGATGACTCCCAAACCTATGATTCGGACTTTTGACCATGTCCTGCA TCTCCATCCACTGAGTCGCCTGCAGGCAGCATGCCACCGGCTGAACCTGTGGCCAGAGCTGCAGGACCATGGTGGGGACTATGTCTCAGCTGCTTTGGGTCCACTAACCACCCTCCTGGAGCAGGGCCTGGAGTCCCGGATACACCTGCTGGCCCACTCTCGGCCCCCAGTCTCAGAG TGGGATATCAGCCAGGACCCACCGAAGCATAGAGACTCTGGGCCCCTGACCCTGGGATTGCTCCTCCGACCTGAGGGCCTTACCAGTGTCCTCGAGCTGGGTCCAGAGGCCGACCAGCCCAAG GCATCTGACTTCCGGCAGTTCTGGGGATCTCGCTCGGAGCTTCGGCGTTTCCAGGATGGAGCTATTCGGGAAGCTGTGGTCTGGGAGGCAGCCTCTATGGCCCAAAAGCGCCTTATTCCCCACCAGGTCGTCACCCACCTCTTGGCACT CCATGCTGACATCCCAGGTACCTGTGTCCGTTATATGGGGGGCCTCCTGGATGCACTGATCCAAGGCCTTAAAGAG ACCTCCAGCACCGGGGAAGAGGCCCTAGCAGCGGCGGTGCGTTGCTATGATGACCTCAGCCGTCTGCTGTGGGGGCTGGAAGGTCTCCCGTTGACTGTGTCTGCTGTACAAGGAGCACACCCAGTGCTGCGCTACACTGAG GTGTTCCCACCAACCCCAGTCCGGCCAGCCTACTCGTTCTACGAGCACCTCCGAGAGCGGGCCTCACTGTTGCCCCGGACCGACAAACCCTGTCCAGCCTATGTGGAGCCCATGACTG TGATATGTCACCTGGAGGGCAGTGGTCAGTGGCCACAGGATGCGGAGGCCATACGGCGAGTCCGAGCTGCCTTCCAGCTACGCCTCGCAGAGCTGCTGACACAGCAGCACGGACTGCGGTGCCATGCCTCAGCCATGCACACTGATGTCCTCAAG GATGGGTTTGTGTTCCGGATTCGTGTGGCCTATCAGCGGGAGCCCCAGATCCTGAGGGAAATGCGGAGCCCTGAGGGAATGATCTCACTGAGGGACACGCCCACCTCCCTCTGTCTAGAGAAGGACACCAGGCAGTTGCCCCTGCTCACCAGTGCCTTGCATGG ACTCCAACAGCAGCACTCAGCCTTCTCTGGTGTGGCTCGGTTGGCCAAGCGGTGGGTACGTGCCCAGCTTCTGGGTGACGGGTTCACTGATGAGAGCCTGGACTTGGTGGCTGCTGCCCTTTTCCTGCACCCTGAGCCCTTCACTCCTCCCAG CTCCCCTCAGGTGGGCTTCCTTCGCTTCCTCTTCCTGGTGTCAACCTTTGATTGGAAGAACAACCCCCTGATTGTCAACCTCAATAATGAATTCACTG CGGAGGAGCAGGTGGAGATACGCAGTGGCTTCCTGGCAACTCGGACACAACTCCCCATCATGGTCATTATTACCCCCAACGATCGCAAAAACTCCATATGGACACAGGATGGACCCTCGCCCCAG ATCCTACAGCAGCTTGTGGTCCTGGCAGCCAAGGCCTTGCCTGTCCTAGAGAAGCAGCTAATGGATCCCCGGGGGCCAGGGGACATCAGG ATGGTGTTCCGGCCACCCTTGGACATGTATGATGTGCTGATCCGCCTGTCTCCCCGCCACATCCCCCGGCACCGCCAGGCTGTGGACTCACCAGCGGCCTCCTTCTGCCGTGGCCTGCTCAGTGAGCCAGGGCCCTCATCCCTGATGCCTGTTCTGGGCTATGATCCCCCTCAGCTCTATCTGGCGCAGCTCAGG GAGGCCTTCAGGGACCTTGCCCTTTTCTTTTATGACCAGCATGGTGGAGAAGTGATTGGTGTCCTCTGGAAGCCCACCAGCTTCCAACCTCAGCCCTTCAAG GCCTCCACTACAAAGGGGCACGTGATGGTGTCTCAAGGTGGGGAGCTGGTGATGGTGCCTAATGTAGAAGCAATCCTGGAGGACTTTGTCATCCTGGGCGAAGGCCTGGTACAGGCTGTGGAGACCCTAAGTGAGAGGTGGACTGTGTGA
- the NOL6 gene encoding nucleolar protein 6 isoform X4 codes for MQPAPKGTGKVGKKESSKKRTVARSLVEGLLQPVKLSPAELYKEPTNEELNRLRETESLFHSSLLRLQVEELLKGVRLPEKKKERIDAFLREVNQRVMQVPSTLETELTDQAWLPTGVRVPLHQVPYTVKGCFRFLPPAQVTVVGSYLLGTCIRPDVNVDMALIMPREILQDKDGLNQRYFRKRALYLAHLAHHLAQDPVFGSVRFSFTNGCHLKPSLLLRPHGKDERLVTVRLHPCPPPDFFRLCRLLPSKNNVRSAWYRGQSPPGDGSPELPTPHYNTWVLQDTALESHVQLLSTMLGSALGLKDGVILLKIWLRQRELDKGLGGFSGFLVSMLVAFLVSTHKIHTTMSGYQVLRSVLQFLATTDLTVHGISLCLSSDSSLPALADFHQAFSVVFLDPSGRLNLCADVTASTYHQVQHEAQLSMALLDSKADDVFQLLLMTPKPMIRTFDHVLHLHPLSRLQAACHRLNLWPELQDHGGDYVSAALGPLTTLLEQGLESRIHLLAHSRPPVSEWDISQDPPKHRDSGPLTLGLLLRPEGLTSVLELGPEADQPKASDFRQFWGSRSELRRFQDGAIREAVVWEAASMAQKRLIPHQVVTHLLALHADIPGTCVRYMGGLLDALIQGLKETSSTGEEALAAAVRCYDDLSRLLWGLEGLPLTVSAVQGAHPVLRYTEVFPPTPVRPAYSFYEHLRERASLLPRTDKPCPAYVEPMTVICHLEGSGQWPQDAEAIRRVRAAFQLRLAELLTQQHGLRCHASAMHTDVLKDGFVFRIRVAYQREPQILREMRSPEGMISLRDTPTSLCLEKDTRQLPLLTSALHGLQQQHSAFSGVARLAKRWVRAQLLGDGFTDESLDLVAAALFLHPEPFTPPSSPQVGFLRFLFLVSTFDWKNNPLIVNLNNEFTAEEQVEIRSGFLATRTQLPIMVIITPNDRKNSIWTQDGPSPQILQQLVVLAAKALPVLEKQLMDPRGPGDIRMVFRPPLDMYDVLIRLSPRHIPRHRQAVDSPAASFCRGLLSEPGPSSLMPVLGYDPPQLYLAQLREAFRDLALFFYDQHGGEVIGVLWKPTSFQPQPFKASTTKGHVMVSQGGELVMVPNVEAILEDFVILGEGLVQAVETLSERWTV; via the exons ATGCAGCCAGCTCCGAAAGGCACAGGCAAGGTGGGGAAGAAAGAATCCTCAAAGAAGCGTACAGTGGCTAGGTCTCTAGTGGAGGGCCTGCTGCAGCCAGTGAAGCTCAGCCCAGCAGAACTGTACAAGGAGCCTACCAATGAAGAGCTGAATCGCCTTCGGGAGACTGAGAGTCTGTTCCACTCCAGTTTGCTTCGTTTACAG GTAGAAGAGCTACTAAAGGGAGTGAGGCTGCCAGAGAAGAAGAAGGAGCGGATTGATGCTTTCCTACGGGAAGTCAACCAACGGGTCATGCAGGTGCCCTCAACTCTTGAAACAGAG CTGACTGATCAGGCATGGCTCCCGACTGGGGTTCGAGTTCCTCTCCATCAAGTACCTTATACTGTGAAGGGCTGTTTCCgcttcctgcccccagcccaggtcACTGTTGTGGGCAGCTACCTCCTGGGTACCTGCATCCGGCCGGACGTCAATGTGGATATGGCCCTGATCATGCCCAGG GAGATCCTACAGGACAAGGATGGGCTGAACCAGCGCTACTTCCGCAAGCGTGCTCTCTACCTAGCCCACTTGGCTCACCACCTGGCCCAAGACCCTGTCTTTGGCAGTGTTCGCTTCTCCTTCACCAATGGCTGCCACCTGAAACCATCCCTGTTGCTGCGGCCGCATG GGAAGGATGAGCGCCTGGTCACTGTGCGTCTGCATCCATGCCCTCCACCTGACTTCTTCCGCCTATGCCGCCTGCTGCCATCCAAGAACAATGTGCGCTCTGCGTGGTACCGAGGGCAGAGTCCTCCAGGGGATG GTAGCCCAGAGCTCCCCACCCCTCACTATAACACATGGGTCCTACAGGACACAGCCCTCGAGTCCCATGTGCAGCTGCTATCAACCATGTTAGGCTCAGCCTTGGGGCTGAAAGATGGTGTGATACTTTTGAAGATCTGGCTGCGGCAGCGGGAATTGGACAAG GGCCTGGGAGGGTTCAGCGGGTTTCTTGTCTCCATGTTGGTTGCCTTCCTCGTGTCCACACACAAGATCCACACCACCATGAGTGGCTACCAGGTCCTGAGAAGCGTCTTGCAGTTTCTAG CCACCACAGATCTGACTGTCCATGGGATCAGTTTATGTCTCAGCTCAGATTCCTCCTTG CCAGCCCTGGCCGACTTCCACCAGGCTTTCTCTGTGGTGTTCCTGGACCCCTCAGGCCGGCTCAACCTCTGTGCTGATGTCACTGCCTCCACTTACCACCAG GTGCAGCATGAGGCACAGTTGTCGATGGCGTTGCTGGACAGCAAAGCTGATGATGTATTCCAGCTGCTGTTGATGACTCCCAAACCTATGATTCGGACTTTTGACCATGTCCTGCA TCTCCATCCACTGAGTCGCCTGCAGGCAGCATGCCACCGGCTGAACCTGTGGCCAGAGCTGCAGGACCATGGTGGGGACTATGTCTCAGCTGCTTTGGGTCCACTAACCACCCTCCTGGAGCAGGGCCTGGAGTCCCGGATACACCTGCTGGCCCACTCTCGGCCCCCAGTCTCAGAG TGGGATATCAGCCAGGACCCACCGAAGCATAGAGACTCTGGGCCCCTGACCCTGGGATTGCTCCTCCGACCTGAGGGCCTTACCAGTGTCCTCGAGCTGGGTCCAGAGGCCGACCAGCCCAAG GCATCTGACTTCCGGCAGTTCTGGGGATCTCGCTCGGAGCTTCGGCGTTTCCAGGATGGAGCTATTCGGGAAGCTGTGGTCTGGGAGGCAGCCTCTATGGCCCAAAAGCGCCTTATTCCCCACCAGGTCGTCACCCACCTCTTGGCACT CCATGCTGACATCCCAGGTACCTGTGTCCGTTATATGGGGGGCCTCCTGGATGCACTGATCCAAGGCCTTAAAGAG ACCTCCAGCACCGGGGAAGAGGCCCTAGCAGCGGCGGTGCGTTGCTATGATGACCTCAGCCGTCTGCTGTGGGGGCTGGAAGGTCTCCCGTTGACTGTGTCTGCTGTACAAGGAGCACACCCAGTGCTGCGCTACACTGAG GTGTTCCCACCAACCCCAGTCCGGCCAGCCTACTCGTTCTACGAGCACCTCCGAGAGCGGGCCTCACTGTTGCCCCGGACCGACAAACCCTGTCCAGCCTATGTGGAGCCCATGACTG TGATATGTCACCTGGAGGGCAGTGGTCAGTGGCCACAGGATGCGGAGGCCATACGGCGAGTCCGAGCTGCCTTCCAGCTACGCCTCGCAGAGCTGCTGACACAGCAGCACGGACTGCGGTGCCATGCCTCAGCCATGCACACTGATGTCCTCAAG GATGGGTTTGTGTTCCGGATTCGTGTGGCCTATCAGCGGGAGCCCCAGATCCTGAGGGAAATGCGGAGCCCTGAGGGAATGATCTCACTGAGGGACACGCCCACCTCCCTCTGTCTAGAGAAGGACACCAGGCAGTTGCCCCTGCTCACCAGTGCCTTGCATGG ACTCCAACAGCAGCACTCAGCCTTCTCTGGTGTGGCTCGGTTGGCCAAGCGGTGGGTACGTGCCCAGCTTCTGGGTGACGGGTTCACTGATGAGAGCCTGGACTTGGTGGCTGCTGCCCTTTTCCTGCACCCTGAGCCCTTCACTCCTCCCAG CTCCCCTCAGGTGGGCTTCCTTCGCTTCCTCTTCCTGGTGTCAACCTTTGATTGGAAGAACAACCCCCTGATTGTCAACCTCAATAATGAATTCACTG CGGAGGAGCAGGTGGAGATACGCAGTGGCTTCCTGGCAACTCGGACACAACTCCCCATCATGGTCATTATTACCCCCAACGATCGCAAAAACTCCATATGGACACAGGATGGACCCTCGCCCCAG ATCCTACAGCAGCTTGTGGTCCTGGCAGCCAAGGCCTTGCCTGTCCTAGAGAAGCAGCTAATGGATCCCCGGGGGCCAGGGGACATCAGG ATGGTGTTCCGGCCACCCTTGGACATGTATGATGTGCTGATCCGCCTGTCTCCCCGCCACATCCCCCGGCACCGCCAGGCTGTGGACTCACCAGCGGCCTCCTTCTGCCGTGGCCTGCTCAGTGAGCCAGGGCCCTCATCCCTGATGCCTGTTCTGGGCTATGATCCCCCTCAGCTCTATCTGGCGCAGCTCAGG GAGGCCTTCAGGGACCTTGCCCTTTTCTTTTATGACCAGCATGGTGGAGAAGTGATTGGTGTCCTCTGGAAGCCCACCAGCTTCCAACCTCAGCCCTTCAAG GCCTCCACTACAAAGGGGCACGTGATGGTGTCTCAAGGTGGGGAGCTGGTGATGGTGCCTAATGTAGAAGCAATCCTGGAGGACTTTGTCATCCTGGGCGAAGGCCTGGTACAGGCTGTGGAGACCCTAAGTGAGAGGTGGACTGTGTGA
- the NOL6 gene encoding nucleolar protein 6 isoform X5 codes for MAPDWGSSSSPSSTLYCEGLFPLPAPSPGHCCGQLPPGYLHPAGRQCGYGPDHAQGDPTGQGWAEPALLPQACSLPSPLGSPPGPRPCLWQCSLLLHQWLPPETIPVAAAAWWETHTGLGAQYEVTNLVGKAQGPQVQGKDERLVTVRLHPCPPPDFFRLCRLLPSKNNVRSAWYRGQSPPGDGSPELPTPHYNTWVLQDTALESHVQLLSTMLGSALGLKDGVILLKIWLRQRELDKGLGGFSGFLVSMLVAFLVSTHKIHTTMSGYQVLRSVLQFLATTDLTVHGISLCLSSDSSLPALADFHQAFSVVFLDPSGRLNLCADVTASTYHQVQHEAQLSMALLDSKADDVFQLLLMTPKPMIRTFDHVLHLHPLSRLQAACHRLNLWPELQDHGGDYVSAALGPLTTLLEQGLESRIHLLAHSRPPVSEWDISQDPPKHRDSGPLTLGLLLRPEGLTSVLELGPEADQPKASDFRQFWGSRSELRRFQDGAIREAVVWEAASMAQKRLIPHQVVTHLLALHADIPGTCVRYMGGLLDALIQGLKETSSTGEEALAAAVRCYDDLSRLLWGLEGLPLTVSAVQGAHPVLRYTEVFPPTPVRPAYSFYEHLRERASLLPRTDKPCPAYVEPMTVICHLEGSGQWPQDAEAIRRVRAAFQLRLAELLTQQHGLRCHASAMHTDVLKDGFVFRIRVAYQREPQILREMRSPEGMISLRDTPTSLCLEKDTRQLPLLTSALHGLQQQHSAFSGVARLAKRWVRAQLLGDGFTDESLDLVAAALFLHPEPFTPPSSPQVGFLRFLFLVSTFDWKNNPLIVNLNNEFTAEEQVEIRSGFLATRTQLPIMVIITPNDRKNSIWTQDGPSPQILQQLVVLAAKALPVLEKQLMDPRGPGDIRMVFRPPLDMYDVLIRLSPRHIPRHRQAVDSPAASFCRGLLSEPGPSSLMPVLGYDPPQLYLAQLREAFRDLALFFYDQHGGEVIGVLWKPTSFQPQPFKASTTKGHVMVSQGGELVMVPNVEAILEDFVILGEGLVQAVETLSERWTV; via the exons ATGGCTCCCGACTGGGGTTCGAGTTCCTCTCCATCAAGTACCTTATACTGTGAAGGGCTGTTTCCgcttcctgcccccagcccaggtcACTGTTGTGGGCAGCTACCTCCTGGGTACCTGCATCCGGCCGGACGTCAATGTGGATATGGCCCTGATCATGCCCAGG GAGATCCTACAGGACAAGGATGGGCTGAACCAGCGCTACTTCCGCAAGCGTGCTCTCTACCTAGCCCACTTGGCTCACCACCTGGCCCAAGACCCTGTCTTTGGCAGTGTTCGCTTCTCCTTCACCAATGGCTGCCACCTGAAACCATCCCTGTTGCTGCGGCCGCATGGTGGGAGACACACACTGGGCTGGGGGCACAGTATGAGGTGACAAATCTGGTGGGGAAGGCACAGGGCCCTCAAGTCCAAG GGAAGGATGAGCGCCTGGTCACTGTGCGTCTGCATCCATGCCCTCCACCTGACTTCTTCCGCCTATGCCGCCTGCTGCCATCCAAGAACAATGTGCGCTCTGCGTGGTACCGAGGGCAGAGTCCTCCAGGGGATG GTAGCCCAGAGCTCCCCACCCCTCACTATAACACATGGGTCCTACAGGACACAGCCCTCGAGTCCCATGTGCAGCTGCTATCAACCATGTTAGGCTCAGCCTTGGGGCTGAAAGATGGTGTGATACTTTTGAAGATCTGGCTGCGGCAGCGGGAATTGGACAAG GGCCTGGGAGGGTTCAGCGGGTTTCTTGTCTCCATGTTGGTTGCCTTCCTCGTGTCCACACACAAGATCCACACCACCATGAGTGGCTACCAGGTCCTGAGAAGCGTCTTGCAGTTTCTAG CCACCACAGATCTGACTGTCCATGGGATCAGTTTATGTCTCAGCTCAGATTCCTCCTTG CCAGCCCTGGCCGACTTCCACCAGGCTTTCTCTGTGGTGTTCCTGGACCCCTCAGGCCGGCTCAACCTCTGTGCTGATGTCACTGCCTCCACTTACCACCAG GTGCAGCATGAGGCACAGTTGTCGATGGCGTTGCTGGACAGCAAAGCTGATGATGTATTCCAGCTGCTGTTGATGACTCCCAAACCTATGATTCGGACTTTTGACCATGTCCTGCA TCTCCATCCACTGAGTCGCCTGCAGGCAGCATGCCACCGGCTGAACCTGTGGCCAGAGCTGCAGGACCATGGTGGGGACTATGTCTCAGCTGCTTTGGGTCCACTAACCACCCTCCTGGAGCAGGGCCTGGAGTCCCGGATACACCTGCTGGCCCACTCTCGGCCCCCAGTCTCAGAG TGGGATATCAGCCAGGACCCACCGAAGCATAGAGACTCTGGGCCCCTGACCCTGGGATTGCTCCTCCGACCTGAGGGCCTTACCAGTGTCCTCGAGCTGGGTCCAGAGGCCGACCAGCCCAAG GCATCTGACTTCCGGCAGTTCTGGGGATCTCGCTCGGAGCTTCGGCGTTTCCAGGATGGAGCTATTCGGGAAGCTGTGGTCTGGGAGGCAGCCTCTATGGCCCAAAAGCGCCTTATTCCCCACCAGGTCGTCACCCACCTCTTGGCACT CCATGCTGACATCCCAGGTACCTGTGTCCGTTATATGGGGGGCCTCCTGGATGCACTGATCCAAGGCCTTAAAGAG ACCTCCAGCACCGGGGAAGAGGCCCTAGCAGCGGCGGTGCGTTGCTATGATGACCTCAGCCGTCTGCTGTGGGGGCTGGAAGGTCTCCCGTTGACTGTGTCTGCTGTACAAGGAGCACACCCAGTGCTGCGCTACACTGAG GTGTTCCCACCAACCCCAGTCCGGCCAGCCTACTCGTTCTACGAGCACCTCCGAGAGCGGGCCTCACTGTTGCCCCGGACCGACAAACCCTGTCCAGCCTATGTGGAGCCCATGACTG TGATATGTCACCTGGAGGGCAGTGGTCAGTGGCCACAGGATGCGGAGGCCATACGGCGAGTCCGAGCTGCCTTCCAGCTACGCCTCGCAGAGCTGCTGACACAGCAGCACGGACTGCGGTGCCATGCCTCAGCCATGCACACTGATGTCCTCAAG GATGGGTTTGTGTTCCGGATTCGTGTGGCCTATCAGCGGGAGCCCCAGATCCTGAGGGAAATGCGGAGCCCTGAGGGAATGATCTCACTGAGGGACACGCCCACCTCCCTCTGTCTAGAGAAGGACACCAGGCAGTTGCCCCTGCTCACCAGTGCCTTGCATGG ACTCCAACAGCAGCACTCAGCCTTCTCTGGTGTGGCTCGGTTGGCCAAGCGGTGGGTACGTGCCCAGCTTCTGGGTGACGGGTTCACTGATGAGAGCCTGGACTTGGTGGCTGCTGCCCTTTTCCTGCACCCTGAGCCCTTCACTCCTCCCAG CTCCCCTCAGGTGGGCTTCCTTCGCTTCCTCTTCCTGGTGTCAACCTTTGATTGGAAGAACAACCCCCTGATTGTCAACCTCAATAATGAATTCACTG CGGAGGAGCAGGTGGAGATACGCAGTGGCTTCCTGGCAACTCGGACACAACTCCCCATCATGGTCATTATTACCCCCAACGATCGCAAAAACTCCATATGGACACAGGATGGACCCTCGCCCCAG ATCCTACAGCAGCTTGTGGTCCTGGCAGCCAAGGCCTTGCCTGTCCTAGAGAAGCAGCTAATGGATCCCCGGGGGCCAGGGGACATCAGG ATGGTGTTCCGGCCACCCTTGGACATGTATGATGTGCTGATCCGCCTGTCTCCCCGCCACATCCCCCGGCACCGCCAGGCTGTGGACTCACCAGCGGCCTCCTTCTGCCGTGGCCTGCTCAGTGAGCCAGGGCCCTCATCCCTGATGCCTGTTCTGGGCTATGATCCCCCTCAGCTCTATCTGGCGCAGCTCAGG GAGGCCTTCAGGGACCTTGCCCTTTTCTTTTATGACCAGCATGGTGGAGAAGTGATTGGTGTCCTCTGGAAGCCCACCAGCTTCCAACCTCAGCCCTTCAAG GCCTCCACTACAAAGGGGCACGTGATGGTGTCTCAAGGTGGGGAGCTGGTGATGGTGCCTAATGTAGAAGCAATCCTGGAGGACTTTGTCATCCTGGGCGAAGGCCTGGTACAGGCTGTGGAGACCCTAAGTGAGAGGTGGACTGTGTGA